ggtgtctcattgcggtgggtggcttctcttattgcggagcatgggctctaggcatgcaggcttcagtagttgcggcacatgggctcagtagttgtggctctcgggctctagagctcaggctcagtaactgtggtgcatggacttagttgctccacagcatgtgggatcttcctggaccagggatcaaacccctgtcccctgcattgacaggcagattcttaaccactgaggcaccagggaagtccctgtatgatcttttaaatgtgctgttggattctgtttgctagtattttgttgaggatttttgcatctatattcatcagtgatattggcctataattttcttttttgtgtgtgacatctttgtctggttttggtattagggtaatggtggcctcatggaatgagtttggaagtgttcttccttctgttatgttctggaagagtttgagaaggatgggtgttagcttttctctaaatatttgatagaattgcCTGTGAAGtgatctggccctgggcttttgtttgttgggagattttttaatcactgcctcaatttccgtacttgtgattggtatattcatagtttctatttcttccttgttcagtcttagaagattgtacttttttaagagtttatgcatttcttccaggttatccagtttgttggcatatagttgcttgtagtagtctctcatgatctattgtatttctgcagtgttggttgttacttctcctttttcatttctaattctgtttgcatcttctccccttttttcctgatgagtctggctaatggtttattaattttgtttatcttctcaaagaaccagcttttagttttattgatctttgctattgtttccttcatttctttttcatttatttctgacctgatctttatgatttctttccttcggctcattttgggtttttgttgttgctgttgttcttctttctctaattgttttaggtgtaaggttaggttgtttattcgatatttttcttgtttcttgaggtaggactgtattgctataaacttccctcttagaaatgcttttgctgtgtcccataggttttggattgttgtgttttcattgtcatttgtctctaggtattttttgatttctctttgattccttctgtgatttcttcattctttaatagcgtattgtttagcctccatgtgtttgtattttttacagttttttccctgtaattgatatctagtctcatggcgttgtggtcagagaaaatccttgctacaatttcaattttcttgaatttaccgaggcttgatttgtgacccaagatttgatctatcctggaaaatattccgtgtgcacttgagaagaaagtgtattctgtcgtttttggatggaatatcgtataaatatcaattaagttgagatggtctaatttatcatttaaagcctgtgtttccttatttattttctgtttggatgatctgtcgattggtgtaagtggggtgttaaagtctcctactattatttactgttaatttccccttttatgactgttagcatttgccttatgtattgaggtgctcctatgttgggtgcatagatatttacaattgttatatcttcttcttggatggatcccttgatcattatgtggtgtccttccttgtctcttgtaatgatctttaaagtctaatttgtctgatatgagtattgctactccagctttcttttgacttccatttgcatggaatatctttttccatccctttactttcagtctgtatgtgtcccttggtctgaagtgggtttcttgtaggcagcatatagaagggtcttgtttttgtatccattcagccagtctgtgtcttttggttggagcatttaatccatttacatttaaggtaattattgacatgtatgttcctattaccattttcttaattgttttgagtttttttttgtaggtcttttccttctcttgtgtttactgcctagagaagttcctttagcacttgttgtaaggctggtttggtggtgctgagttctcttaacttttgcttgtctgtaaagcttttgatttctccatcgaatctgaatgagattcttgctgggtagagtattcttggctgtaggtttttctctttcaggactttcaatatatcctgccattcccttctggcctgcagagtttctgcagaaaggtcagcggttatccttatgggttttccgttatatgttatttgttgcttttctcttgctgcttttaaaatcttttctttgtatttaattttcattagtttgattaatatgtgcctcattgtgtttctccttggatttattctgtataggactttctgcgcttcttggactttatttactttttcctttcccatgttggggaattttccactattatctcttctaatattttctcagaccctttctttttctcttcttcttctgggacccctataattcaaatgtttgtatatttaatgttgtcccagaggtctctgagactgtcctcaattcttttcattctttttttcttttttctgctctgtgtcagttttttccaccattctatcttccaggaacttatccgttcttctgatTCAGTTATTCTggtctgcattccttctggagtacttttaagttcatttattgtgttgttcatcactgtttgtttgctctttagttcttccagctccttgttaaacatttctttcatttgctccatctgtgcctcaatactatttctgaaatcttggatcatctttactataattattctgaattctttttcagttagACTGGCTATCTCGTCTTCATTTGCCttgtcttgtggggttttaccttgttccttcatcagctgcatctttctctgttttctcattttaactcAGTGTGTTTGGAGTCTTCTTTCcttaggctgcagggtcatagttcttttTAAATCTGTTGCCTGTCCCCAATGGGGAGGTTGGTTCAGtgggttgtgtaggcttcttggtgggggggaCTGATGCCTGtattcttgtgtgtggagctggatcttatccttctggtGTGCAGAGCCACATCTGttggtgtgtctgtgggcttagtatgactgtaggctgtctgtctgctaatgggtgggattatgttcctgtcttgctaggtgtttggcttgaggtatccagcactggagcttgctggcctttggttggatttggatcttagtgttgagaatgagacctctgggagagcacttgctgattaatattccatggggttgggagttctctgatgatccaatgttttggactcagctctgctgcctcagaggtccagctCTGACCCCCGGCCGGGGCACTAAGccccttgaagctgcacagcatggaggaaaaggaggtagaaagagagaaaagaaaaaaaaagaaaaaaaaaaaaggaagaaagggataggacagacaaatccccaagacaggtggtaaaaacaattctaaacagtcaaaatcacacaaggagatgtgcgcacttgcaaaaagagatgaaaagagaagaagagaaaacaaaagagaaggactACAAATAAGGGAGTAATCAAACCCGTTtacaaacccacatacaaatatatacagtaaagattaaactgacaaatacataaaaccagaaacgagtcaaacataccaggaagtcctccaattcTTCTAGAtgggtctctgcacctgctgtggggaggactgtggagagctcagactgtagcctggtattagtcctgtgtatatttgcccccacagtcctCAGTTaccccctaagtctacagcctctattgtagaaacgcTCGTCTATTAAGGTGCagagtctatcaagcctattgtgggtattgaatctgctcctcctgtggctgtttccttttctcttcatcGGTCTTAcagtccttggggatcagttttggttttggtcccttctttgcgtGTGGGCTGCTCTTAGGAGTCGGTTTCCCACctaggcaagagggggcaaaagagggtggTTGGGgatcacttgcaaattcaggttgaggggagggaagggtatggcagtctaactgaaatttgtgggagtgcttgcagcagcagaggtctgCGTGAGCCTGAGATGTGCCTTGCGTTgtcccagggaagctggtcctGAACATAGCACCCCTGGCGCTGGTAGGCTGCACCTGTTGCCAgaagggtgtggccaatgacctgccttgcacacaggacccttggcagcgaATGCGGTGGGTGGGCAATTGGGTGGGCGATGGGCTCTGTGTTTTGATTTAGCAGCCGTGGTCACGGGTGGTGCTGGCACAGGCGCCGCTCCGCAGCCTGTGAGTTCGCggagcagcaagctcctctcGAGCACCcggaaacaaaggtctcctggtTCTCcttcaggcccaggctttcccccaaactcccacCCAGTCAGCTGTGGTGCACTttccccccaggctgttttctcacagccagccccagttccctccctggtgtctgttctccaaagcccaagccttggcGCCCAGCCCCCACCGCCGCTGCGGGTGAGCAGACCCGCATCTCTGGCTGGGGAATGCTGCCTGAGTCCTCGGTGCCCGAATCTTTCCGCTCTGTCCTCtgcacacctgttgttgctctcccCTCTGGGGGCTCTGAGCTCCCCCTGTCCATCCCTGCCAGCAagggggcttcccagtgtgtggaagTTTCCCCCCTTCGCAGCCCGCTCCCAGAGGGGCATGTCTCCTTgggattcctttatctcttttcttctctttttttcttttgcgtTACCCAGTTACGTggaaattttcttgcctttctggaggtccAAGGTCCCAAATCAGCATTCGGAAGGTGTCCCCTAGGAGCtcttccacaagtagatgtattcttgatgtatttgtggggaagaAGGTGATCCCCAtctcttactcctctgccatcttctttCAGACCttacattcattttaattatattcagATTTCACAGATTAGTGATacagtgtctttctctgtctgacatttcagtGGGAATAATACTCTTTAACTTGAACTACattgttgcaagtggcagaatttcagtctttttactggctggataatattccattgcatatataccacattttcttatccattgatgggcatttgtgtTGCTTCCATATCATGGTTATTGTaaaatagtgctactgtgaacatgggggtgcatgtatctttttgagatagttcttttgtttttttttccttccagatgtataccaaggagtggaattgctggatctgtggcagttctgtttttcctttgaggaacctccatactgttttccatagtcgctgcaccaatttacattcccaccaacagtgtacaagggttctcttttctccatatcttctccaacatttgttattgtgttctttttgatgatagccaatctgacaggtgtgaggtgatatctcattgttgttttggtttgcatttctctaataattagcaatggtgagcatcttttcatgtgcttgttggccatctgtatgtcttctttggaaaaatgactgtTTAGATCCTCTGatcatttttaatcagattgtctttttgcttttgagttatatgagctcattatatactttggatactaatgccttatcaggtatatgatttgcaaatattttctcccattcaatgtgttgccttttggttttgttggtAGTTTTCTTtgatgtgcagaagctttttagtttgatgcagtcccatttgtttatttttacttttgttgcttttgtctttggtgtcatattcaaagaattatcaccaagacctatgtcaagacCTTACTGccttgcctatgttttcttctaggagttttatggctttagGTCTTAGGTTCAAAtattaacccattttgagttaaatttttttgtattttcagttttcctaACCTCATTTATTGAAGACGCTGTCCTTCTCTGCTCTATTTTAAAAGTGccatttataatagcaccaaaccattaaatacttaggaataaataatACACAATATGTGCAAGATCTATatcctgaaaacaaaaaacactgattATAGAACTCATAGTGATCTAAAGAAATTGATAGGTATAACATGTTCACGGATTGGAgaactcaatattgttaagatgctgACTCTTCTAAAACTGATCTAGAGATTTAACACAATTCCAATTAAATTCCAATAGGATTTTTTGGTGGtacaagtgtacaatatgattGCAAAATGCATACATGAAGtcaaaaaaaaactaacaaagtaAATTTACTGTAGCTAAAATAATCAGATTGTGAGATTAGAGATGAGAGAAATATAGATTGATACAGAGAGTACAAAATACCATATAGAGTCCAAAAATAGATTCACTTATGTATTGTCCATTGATCACTGACAAATGTGCAAAGACGATTCAGTGGAAAATGGTCTTATCAACCAATGATGCTGGAAAACTTGGATTTCCACGTGAAAGAAGCAACTTTAATCCACACCTCACATTCTCAAAAAAACCCCACTCTTATGGATCAAATGCTTAAATCTTGGTATGAGTACTGAGAGGGTTTCCATGACACCCTGTTTCCAGGAGTCAGAGAAGTCCCTGAGCAAGAAGCTTGGAGCATGTGGAGCAGAAGTGAGGTGAGGTGCCGTCAGGTTGCATTTACTAAAGCTAGCTGAAGCCAGGGCAGAGCTGGTTACTGCAGCTGTGGCTGGAGTAGGAGATGAGGCTGAGAGGATAGAAAAAGTGCATGAGAAGTGTCTGGTGTAGTTCTCAAGGGAGGAGTGGTTACCCCTTACCAGGGGATGTAAGAGTAGTTTCATTGATTTGGATGTTGAGTCAACCACCTGGACATTTTGTGCTTCTTATGTGAACCCAATATGCAAAGAGTAGGATTCCCATTGAGCCTGGGGTGGTGCTATAGATTAATATGGGAAAACTGGGTTCCTCCACACAACTGGAGTGGAGAGGACCATGTCTGCATTTCTGGGGAATTCTTTGAGTGCCACTTAGTATTTTCTGTCCAAAAATAAATATCAGCAAAGCTAGAACAACTTGATAAGGCAAGACTAATGAAGATGCTGATTCCCAAGGAAGGAAAGTTTGCATTATACGACCGTGTAAGAACCCCATACAGCTGAGATGATGGCCGAGGAGAACATGGAATGGGTAGTGAAAGGAAGTGTCCATAGTTAACTGCAACATAAAGAAGAGCTGGCAACTAGGAGGTATCCTGACACATGTGGGGAGTactggagatgatggtggtggcgGGTGCCATTAATGTTTTCCCACAGAGGTAAGAAGGCAGAAGTACCTTAATGGGATTCGaactgggttttcttttctatcttgGCTTGAGGCAGGATTGAACATGATCAGGGAGAGtttgtcttttctcttgttcAAGTACTTTCTATATATCTGCATGTGGTGGTGTCATAGATATCTACTCCTTGTGAGCTGCAAGTGGTTTGTGGCAAATGGTGTTGTATTGAGAGATGGTGCCATGTTGAgaatttttccaaaatatgtGTCTCTATTGACACTCAAACCACCAACAGCTTCTTGTTACCCACAGAAAACAGCCTGCTACATTCCTCAGACACTTTAGGATATTCCCAGTATGGTCCTGGCTTGTTTTATGGCTTCACAAACCATCCTCTTTCATTTCCCAAAGTATCAGCTCCACCCACTAAGGTCTACAGTCTATTCCCTAAACAGGCAGTGATTAAGCTTTCCTGAACCAGATTCTCTCCATCCTCACCTTCCCCCAAAGTATAGTCAGGTGTGATCAGTGACAAAATCAGTCACTGCTCCAGGACCCTGAGAGCACATGTCCCAGAGGGGCCTTGGGTAAGTAATTTGTCTTCAACAAGTTCCTCCAGGATTTGGACTCTTCTGGGATCCAGGTCCCACAAATGTGCAGAATGCGAGATGTGataagggattttgcagatgcagATGACGACTACAGAGACTGTTACTTCACATGTCTTAGTGAATACAGGGAAGCAGGATCTCGGGTCAGGGTCCTGAAGTCACCCTCAGACACACTGGGTAAGTTGGGCAGAGGGTGAATGAGCTGGTCCCTTAGGGTCCTTCCAACCTGAGGGTCTTCCTTTCCCAGGTTGTATGGTGTTCTGCAGGAGAATTTTTCAAGTAAGGTAATGCTCCTCTTTTCTACCTCTAGGCCCCCTAAAATTTCACTACATTTGAGAAGTTTTTTTATACTATTCACCCATTACaatctgttttattcattgtAACATTCTCATGTGTTACTTACCATATCATTTATTCCCACAATATGGTGTAATTTCAACATACTAACAACTCTTGAGGTAGGTGTTAATACAACAGGTCTGAACCCTTGTTTTAGTTTAGAATCACCTAGGAGCATTAAAAAAACTTTGTATAGACTTCTTCTCAAAGATTATGGTTAATTGTGTCTGAGGGGttcaataatctttatttttaaaggcatcACGTATCCTTGCTACTCACGGTGTAGTGCATAGACTGCAGCATGGGCATAGTTACCTGGGTGCTAGCTGAAAATGCAGAAGCAGGCCTAGTGTATCCAAATCAGTGTTGTACCAGAACCCCCAGGGGATTTTCATGGATactaaattttagaaacacggcCCTAGGTTTTCTCATGTGCCGTCCAGGCTGAGAAGTACTGACTTAATGGGTGTAGAAGGTGAGAGCCTTGCTGCATCATCAGTGACAACATCCTTAAGTGCTGTCTGTGGCTTGTGATCCCAGTCACACTCTTGACACAGGAGTCGGGTCCCGCTCATTTACCAGGGAAACCAAATTCTGAGAAACCAGATGTGAGATTTTCCCTCCATGTTTCTTCCCACTGTGCTGTCAGTACATAAGTCAGTATGTAAACCTGTTGACATGGCTGGATCAACCAGCACCAAGGGTGTGACCTCTCAGCAGTTGGATTCAGTCATGTCTTTAATGAAGGACCTTCCCACATCTCACGatgcttctcctctgctttctttgtCAGCTTTGAGGCACACTGAGGGGTACCAATCAGGGTTCTTCAAAGAAAGGGAATCATTAGGAGATTGCATATATAcctgtatttatattattatctATATAAATAATCATCTCTATATCATCTGTAGTGGTGACAATAGTAGTGTATCTGAGGTACTCTAACATTTTATGTGGGAAAAGATTACATCCAtaaactttataataaactgtGAAATTTAGTGCTAAATGATTGGTTTTGTTGAGTCCTTGTTctgggaggatttgatgaggggtAGTGATTCTAACTTAAAAGGAGTTTTGCTGTCTTTAAAGTTGGAAGAATGCCTGTCTCAGCTTGAAGCACAATCAGTTAGCGTTTATGAAACATTGGCTACATCAAAACACTCTGTCACCTGCTAGCACTACTGCATTCATGAAGGCAGACATGGCCTTTTCTGCATATAGTTTACCATTGTATAGGGGAGACAGCTATAAACAGTGTGATTGAAGGATATAGAGGAGAAGGATTCAATCATGGAAGCAGGGAGAAGAGTTAAGAGACTGTTCCAATGGTACAGAAAAGACATGATGTCAGCCAGGTCTAGGGTGTTGACAGTGGCTACTGGAAGTAGTTGAATGGGTAAGAGAATTAAGGGGCAGAACCTCTAGGACTTGCCAACAGATAGGAAGTTGATGATGATGAAAGGACGGAATGAAAGCAAACGTTCCGGTTGCGGAGCACCTGGACTCCCATTTACTAGATATGGGAAACTAGGGGAGGAGGGAATtgctggagggcagggggagatCATGAGTTTCTTTAGGATGTTAGCTGAAAATGAGTGTGTAATGTCCAAGGGAAGATAACACTTAGGCAACTGAGGGTACTCTTTCATAGGCTAGAGAGACATGTACACCTGAGGTTTAAATGGTGATCAAAAGCCATTGGAGTATGTGAGTTTTTCTTGGTGGTATATGTAGAATTACAAGAGAACAGTGTTTAGGAAAAAGCCTTGGAACATTAATCAACTTGGCGATACTGACAAAACAGAAGCCAATTACAGTTATTGAGGATGTCTGCTCAGGCAGGTATGAGGAAAACCAATACATTTGAGTCTCAGGAGCAAAGGGATAAGAGTGTTTTAGAAAAGTTGGAATATTGTTTCATGTTaaagagaagtgaagaaaatgaGTCATTTCTCATCACACAGATTTTGATTATAGAATATTGGAGTACCATAAAGACTGTCATTTTTGTGTTGAGAATACTATACAGTATTTTTGTAAAGCATCTAACAGACCACGTATCATAGAAATATGTTCATTTGGAAATGCAGGTTTTCATGGACACTCTGATTTCTTCCTGAAGATCCTGGACACAGAGCATGACAGGGAGGAATGAAACTGTTGTCTCTCCGTTCCTCCTGCTGGGACTGCCCATCCAGTCAGAGCATCAGCACCTGTTCTCTGCCCTGTTCCTGGCCATGTATGTTACCACCGTCCTGGGGAACCTCCTCATCATGGTCCTCATTTGCctggacccccacctccacacacccatgtacttgtTTCTCAGCaatttgtccttctctgatcTCTGCTTTTCCTCTGTCACAGTGCCCAAGTTGCTGCAGGACATGCAGAGCCACGTCCCATCCATCCCCTATGCTGCCTGCCTGACCCAAATGTACTTCTTCTTGTTCTTTGGAGACCTGGAGAACTTCCTCCTTGTggccatggcctatgaccgctatgtggccatctgcttCCCCCTGCACTACACCACCATCATGAGCCCCAAGCTCTGTCTCTTCTTGGTGGTGCTGTCCTGGGTGTTGAGCATGTTTCCTGCCATGTTACACACCCTGCTCACGGCCAGTTTGTCTTTTTGTGCAGACAATGTGATCCCtcactttttctgtgatttgTCTGCTCTGCTGAAGCTGTCCTGCTCGGACACTCGAGTTAATGAGCTGGTAATATTTATCACTGGAGGGCTCATATTTGTCCTCCCATTCCTACTCATCATCCTGTCCTATGCACGAGTTGTGTCTTCCATCCTCAAGGTCCCTTCTGCCAAGGGCATCtgcaaagccttctccacctgtggctcccacCTCTCCGTGGTGTCTCTCTTCTATGGGACAATTATTGGTCTCTATTTATGTCCATCAGCTAATAATTCTACCTTAAAGGAGACTGTCATGGCCTTGATGTACACTGTGGtgacccccatgctgaaccccttcatctacagcctgaggaacagagACATGAAGGGAGCCCTGGGAAGAGtcttttgcaaaaagaaaactcTCTTCTCTCTATGAGGGTAAGGTTGGGATTTCTACACAATTTTATCCAGTAGGTATATTGATTTTAATATTGGGATATCAACccagacttctttttttcctaatggtcTTTTGGTTAAATTACATAGTAAGATATTGTCcaataagtaaaagaaataaagtggaGATGTGTAGCTGGACTCGGAAAGGGCATGTCAGTGACCTGCTAGCAGggtcttcctcttttttctttccaggtgACCCTAAGGAGCATCATTTTTAAGCTTCCAGTTAATCTTTGTGTCCCCTTTCCCccaatgtttccattttttatataCTGGTAAAATAAGCACCACTATTTATTATCTACTCATTTacaccctccacctcccccctCACTCCATCACTTTTGACAGAAGCGCCATGAAGAATAGACTGTCACTGCAGGccctgggcacacagtaggtgacCAATAT
The DNA window shown above is from Hippopotamus amphibius kiboko isolate mHipAmp2 chromosome 17, mHipAmp2.hap2, whole genome shotgun sequence and carries:
- the LOC130840285 gene encoding olfactory receptor-like protein DTMT; this encodes MTGRNETVVSPFLLLGLPIQSEHQHLFSALFLAMYVTTVLGNLLIMVLICLDPHLHTPMYLFLSNLSFSDLCFSSVTVPKLLQDMQSHVPSIPYAACLTQMYFFLFFGDLENFLLVAMAYDRYVAICFPLHYTTIMSPKLCLFLVVLSWVLSMFPAMLHTLLTASLSFCADNVIPHFFCDLSALLKLSCSDTRVNELVIFITGGLIFVLPFLLIILSYARVVSSILKVPSAKGICKAFSTCGSHLSVVSLFYGTIIGLYLCPSANNSTLKETVMALMYTVVTPMLNPFIYSLRNRDMKGALGRVFCKKKTLFSL